A genomic window from Candidatus Tumulicola sp. includes:
- a CDS encoding response regulator transcription factor codes for MIRAVIVEDHALVRTGLRTSLTSAGIDVVAEAADGPSGLEAVTRERPDVAVIDIGLPGFDGIELTQRIRAQSPATHVVIVTMLDMDHEVIAALAAGADAYCLKSAEPERLVEAVRIAAEGGAYFDPRIAHVALARFSPREADPAASPLTPRETGILKLIADGVGNQEIARQLNIGLGTVKGHVRDILAKLSAADRTHAAVTALRRGYI; via the coding sequence ATGATCCGAGCGGTCATCGTCGAGGATCACGCGCTCGTACGCACCGGCCTGCGCACAAGCCTGACATCGGCCGGCATCGATGTCGTAGCCGAAGCGGCAGACGGTCCCTCGGGTCTTGAAGCCGTCACCCGCGAGCGTCCGGATGTCGCCGTGATCGACATCGGCTTGCCCGGTTTTGACGGCATCGAATTGACCCAACGCATCCGCGCGCAGTCGCCCGCGACCCACGTGGTCATCGTGACGATGCTCGACATGGACCACGAGGTCATCGCAGCGCTCGCCGCCGGAGCCGATGCGTATTGCTTGAAGAGCGCAGAACCCGAACGCCTCGTGGAGGCGGTCCGCATCGCCGCCGAAGGCGGCGCATATTTCGATCCGCGCATCGCCCACGTCGCCCTTGCGCGGTTCTCACCGCGCGAAGCCGACCCTGCGGCTTCGCCGCTGACCCCGCGCGAAACCGGCATTTTGAAATTGATCGCGGACGGCGTCGGCAATCAAGAGATCGCGCGGCAGCTCAATATCGGTTTGGGCACGGTCAAGGGCCACGTGCGCGACATCTTGGCGAAGCTCTCCGCCGCCGACCGCACGCACGCTGCCGTGACGGCTCTTCGCCGCGGCTATATCTGA
- a CDS encoding (Fe-S)-binding protein, whose amino-acid sequence MGEAGTSRRYSQGERVAFFMPCYADMLFPQVGKAVVTLFERLALPFEYPMEQTCCGQPAFNSGYWDEARAVAQHFADVFRPYEWIVVPSGSCAAMCRVFYDYLAPESDAAAVGARVCDLATFLVENVGITDVGARFPHRVTYHDGCHGRRELHAGDAATTLLRAVKDLEYVELPAIEECCGFGGMFSVKFEELSTDMGAQKCANARATGADVLVSGDSSCLMHIGGMLAREDAGPKGPAPHMRTMHLAEVLASTS is encoded by the coding sequence ATGGGCGAAGCCGGCACCTCGCGGCGGTACTCGCAAGGAGAGCGCGTCGCGTTCTTTATGCCCTGCTATGCCGACATGCTTTTCCCGCAGGTCGGCAAGGCCGTCGTCACGCTCTTCGAGCGCTTGGCGTTGCCCTTTGAGTATCCGATGGAGCAGACGTGCTGCGGACAGCCCGCCTTCAACTCGGGCTATTGGGACGAGGCACGCGCCGTCGCGCAGCATTTCGCCGACGTCTTCCGCCCGTACGAGTGGATCGTCGTGCCGTCCGGGTCGTGCGCCGCGATGTGCCGAGTCTTTTACGACTACCTCGCGCCTGAGTCCGACGCCGCGGCGGTGGGCGCGCGCGTCTGCGATCTCGCCACGTTTCTTGTGGAGAACGTCGGCATCACCGACGTCGGCGCACGTTTTCCGCACCGCGTCACGTATCACGACGGCTGTCATGGAAGGCGCGAGTTGCACGCAGGCGACGCCGCCACCACATTGCTGCGCGCGGTCAAAGATCTCGAGTACGTCGAATTGCCCGCCATCGAGGAGTGTTGCGGCTTCGGCGGCATGTTCAGCGTGAAGTTCGAAGAGCTCTCCACTGACATGGGCGCGCAGAAATGCGCGAATGCGCGCGCGACCGGAGCGGACGTGCTCGTATCGGGTGACTCGAGCTGTCTGATGCACATCGGCGGGATGCTGGCGCGGGAAGACGCAGGACCTAAAGGTCCTGCTCCACATATGAGGACGATGCACCTCGCCGAGGTGTTGGCGAGCACGTCGTGA
- a CDS encoding lactate utilization protein B gives MIHFDRQAVNADLHHPHGPAGLPATMERIVADKHVAQQQVPWQELRARVHDIKAYSIANLDKLLVEFEKQFTARGGTVLWARDGDEGGRHFIDICVKHGVFSVVKGKSMVSEELELNERLAAGGIEPFETDLGEYIVQLAGQKPSHIIAPALHLSRSDVGKLFAEKLGIEYTDDPEELLAAARERLRQRYLEAGLGMTGANFGIAETGTVVVVENEGNGGLSASVPPVHVVIMGIEKVIPRLVDLPPFLHVLARAATGQKLSVYTHHFTGPEPGKAAYCIIVDNGRTKLLEDPKTREALYCIRCGACINVCPIYRRVGGWSYGWVYPGPIGSVVTPAMVGIEKAAELPFASSLCGACQEECPVNIDLPHQLVHLRHKAVEAKAIGDAGERRAIDAWAKAMRSLPAYRRATGLARFGASVLGAFGLKPGPLAAWSRRRDIPRFAKQTFKEWWLRQKRNG, from the coding sequence GTGATCCACTTCGATCGACAAGCGGTGAACGCCGACCTCCACCACCCGCACGGCCCAGCGGGTCTGCCCGCAACGATGGAGCGCATCGTAGCCGACAAACACGTGGCACAACAACAGGTGCCGTGGCAAGAACTGCGCGCTCGCGTGCATGACATCAAAGCCTACTCGATCGCGAATCTCGACAAACTGCTCGTCGAATTCGAGAAGCAGTTCACCGCACGTGGCGGCACCGTGCTGTGGGCGCGCGACGGCGACGAAGGCGGACGGCACTTCATCGACATCTGCGTGAAGCACGGCGTGTTCTCGGTCGTCAAGGGCAAGTCGATGGTCTCCGAAGAGCTCGAGCTCAATGAACGGCTGGCGGCGGGCGGCATCGAGCCGTTCGAAACCGACCTCGGCGAATACATCGTGCAGCTCGCAGGCCAAAAACCGTCGCACATCATCGCGCCCGCATTGCACCTCTCGCGCAGCGACGTGGGCAAGCTCTTCGCGGAAAAACTTGGGATCGAGTACACGGACGATCCGGAGGAGTTGCTCGCCGCGGCGCGCGAGCGCCTGCGCCAGCGCTACCTCGAAGCCGGTCTCGGCATGACCGGCGCGAATTTCGGCATCGCTGAGACCGGCACGGTCGTGGTGGTCGAGAATGAGGGCAACGGGGGACTGTCGGCTTCCGTGCCGCCGGTCCACGTCGTCATCATGGGCATTGAAAAAGTCATCCCGCGCCTGGTGGACCTGCCGCCGTTTCTGCACGTCCTGGCTCGTGCGGCGACCGGGCAAAAACTCTCCGTGTACACGCACCATTTCACCGGACCCGAGCCCGGCAAGGCGGCGTACTGCATCATCGTCGACAACGGGCGCACGAAACTGCTCGAAGATCCGAAGACGCGCGAAGCGCTGTACTGCATCCGCTGCGGCGCATGCATCAATGTGTGTCCGATCTATCGCCGGGTCGGCGGCTGGTCGTATGGCTGGGTGTATCCCGGGCCGATCGGCTCCGTGGTCACCCCGGCTATGGTCGGCATCGAAAAGGCCGCTGAGCTTCCCTTCGCGTCGAGCCTCTGCGGCGCGTGTCAAGAAGAGTGTCCGGTGAACATCGACTTGCCGCACCAGCTGGTGCACCTGCGGCACAAGGCGGTCGAAGCCAAAGCCATCGGCGACGCGGGCGAGCGCCGGGCGATCGACGCATGGGCCAAAGCGATGCGCAGCCTGCCGGCCTATCGCCGTGCCACGGGACTCGCCCGTTTCGGTGCAAGCGTGCTCGGCGCGTTCGGCCTGAAGCCGGGGCCGCTGGCGGCGTGGTCGCGCCGGCGCGATATTCCACGTTTTGCCAAACAGACGTTCAAAGAGTGGTGGCTGAGACAAAAGCGAAATGGCTGA
- a CDS encoding LUD domain-containing protein, which produces MADLYPRAAILARIATALRDEPARALPEPQPIFGAEPAADRATLAARFRDELKALSGEARFVATAQELPGALAQFLKDREIASAACQNSIAVRWALTRLPEGAAFSAADADKLRVAGARCAVIAAEALLADTGSVVAAFSTSGERLLPYLPRTCIVIADESRLHSHMTLEALAPLYARARAGERGEFVIITGPSRSADIEKTLVLGAHGPQFLVVFIVGVTP; this is translated from the coding sequence ATGGCTGATCTCTATCCTCGCGCCGCGATCTTGGCGCGAATCGCTACGGCGCTTCGCGACGAACCAGCGCGCGCATTGCCCGAGCCGCAGCCGATCTTCGGCGCGGAGCCGGCGGCCGACCGCGCCACCCTCGCCGCGCGTTTTCGCGACGAACTCAAGGCGCTCTCCGGCGAGGCGCGCTTCGTAGCGACTGCTCAGGAACTCCCCGGAGCGCTCGCGCAGTTCCTGAAGGATCGCGAGATAGCGAGCGCCGCATGTCAGAACTCCATCGCCGTCCGCTGGGCGCTCACGCGGCTGCCCGAGGGGGCGGCGTTTTCGGCGGCAGACGCCGACAAGCTGCGGGTCGCCGGCGCCAGGTGCGCGGTGATCGCGGCGGAGGCGCTTCTGGCGGACACGGGATCCGTCGTGGCAGCTTTCTCGACGAGCGGCGAGCGTCTGCTCCCGTATCTGCCTCGCACCTGCATCGTCATCGCCGACGAATCGCGGCTCCACTCGCACATGACGCTGGAGGCGCTCGCGCCGCTCTACGCGCGCGCACGCGCGGGCGAACGCGGCGAGTTCGTCATCATCACGGGTCCAAGCCGCTCGGCGGACATCGAGAAGACATTGGTGCTGGGCGCGCACGGTCCGCAATTCTTGGTCGTGTTCATCGTCGGTGTCACGCCGTGA
- a CDS encoding HlyD family efflux transporter periplasmic adaptor subunit, with the protein MRYAALVLAVLIAGCSANAKGTYSGTLQAESAQVGSTVGGRITAVLVNDGQRVKAGQVLVRFDDKDQQAALASALGQLAQANATLADLQAGPRPQDVDKAAAQAAQAQAAYEKARSTAPDTLAVARQAVHEAQAATALAKSDFDRAQQLYNNGAIPAQSLDEARAAYRQAQARFRSAQAQLSAAQSGAASTDVEAARQQYEAAAANLALVQAGTRPGQVAQAQAAVSTAQAQVSAARARLAEMVVRSPADGIVSGMDLRPGDLVQPGASVTSIDEQRDPYVRIFVAQPDLGRFAVGQSVRVKSDAFKDRTFTGSVEFIDQSAQFTPRDVQTAQDRANLVFGVKVRVHDPDRVLRGGTTVEISGP; encoded by the coding sequence GTGAGATATGCCGCATTGGTGCTCGCCGTCTTGATCGCGGGCTGCAGCGCTAACGCAAAAGGAACGTATAGCGGCACGCTGCAAGCGGAGTCGGCGCAAGTCGGCAGCACCGTCGGCGGGCGCATCACGGCTGTGCTGGTCAACGACGGCCAGCGCGTCAAGGCCGGTCAAGTCTTGGTGCGTTTCGATGACAAGGATCAGCAGGCCGCACTCGCTTCCGCGCTTGGCCAGCTTGCACAGGCGAACGCGACGCTCGCCGATCTGCAGGCGGGTCCCCGGCCGCAAGACGTCGACAAGGCTGCAGCGCAGGCGGCACAGGCGCAGGCCGCATACGAAAAGGCGCGCAGCACCGCACCAGATACCTTGGCGGTCGCGCGCCAAGCCGTGCACGAAGCACAGGCGGCGACCGCGCTCGCCAAGAGCGACTTCGATCGCGCGCAGCAACTCTACAACAACGGGGCGATCCCGGCGCAGTCGCTGGACGAAGCCCGCGCCGCGTATCGGCAAGCACAGGCTCGTTTCCGGTCGGCCCAGGCGCAATTATCTGCCGCGCAATCCGGCGCTGCGTCGACCGATGTCGAGGCGGCTCGCCAGCAATACGAAGCCGCTGCGGCGAATCTCGCGCTGGTGCAAGCCGGGACGCGCCCCGGGCAGGTCGCGCAAGCGCAAGCAGCTGTGAGCACTGCCCAAGCGCAGGTCAGCGCAGCGCGTGCTCGTCTTGCCGAGATGGTCGTCCGATCGCCGGCCGACGGCATCGTCAGCGGTATGGATCTTCGGCCCGGCGACTTGGTGCAACCCGGCGCTTCGGTGACCAGCATCGACGAGCAAAGGGATCCGTACGTGCGGATCTTCGTGGCTCAGCCTGATCTCGGCCGCTTCGCGGTCGGCCAAAGCGTGCGCGTGAAATCGGACGCGTTCAAAGATCGCACCTTCACGGGCTCCGTCGAATTCATCGACCAGAGCGCGCAGTTCACGCCGCGCGACGTCCAGACCGCCCAGGACCGCGCCAACCTCGTCTTCGGGGTGAAGGTGCGCGTGCACGACCCCGACCGCGTGCTGCGCGGCGGCACGACCGTCGAAATCTCCGGACCGTGA
- a CDS encoding ABC transporter ATP-binding protein: MTSGAAIVAQGLSKRYGDRLVVKDLSFSIERGSIFGFLGPNGSGKSTTIKMLCGLVRPTAGRGSIDGYDVERQGEQARSAIGYMSQSFSLYGDLTVDQNLEFYGRAYGLTPERRQQRKREVVELTGLGRYYSYQARSLSGGWKQRLALATALLHEPPVLFLDEPTAGIDPVARRDLWDLLFKLAEGGATLFVTTHYMDEAERCTRVGYIYDGDLIALGTLDELRRLPGVQKPGTVRYLVSTENVMRAFSTARALPYVKDVTIFGRDLHVVVDQAVGPDTLRADLEPKCGPIDDIQRIQPSLEDVFVALTRERDVA, from the coding sequence GTGACCTCCGGCGCGGCGATCGTCGCCCAAGGCTTGAGCAAGCGCTACGGCGATCGCCTCGTGGTGAAAGACCTTTCCTTTTCCATCGAGCGCGGCTCGATCTTCGGTTTCCTCGGTCCCAACGGCAGCGGCAAATCGACCACCATCAAGATGCTGTGCGGTTTGGTCCGACCCACAGCGGGGCGCGGCAGCATCGACGGTTACGACGTCGAGCGACAGGGCGAGCAAGCGCGAAGCGCCATCGGCTACATGTCGCAGTCGTTCTCGCTTTACGGTGATCTCACGGTCGACCAGAATCTAGAGTTCTACGGTCGCGCGTACGGCTTGACCCCGGAGCGCCGACAGCAGCGCAAGCGCGAGGTCGTCGAATTGACCGGGCTTGGCCGGTACTACAGTTATCAAGCTCGCTCGCTCTCCGGAGGCTGGAAACAGCGCTTAGCGCTGGCGACGGCTCTGCTGCACGAGCCACCCGTCCTGTTCCTGGACGAGCCGACGGCAGGCATCGATCCGGTGGCGCGCCGCGACCTGTGGGACCTGTTGTTCAAGTTGGCCGAGGGCGGCGCCACCTTGTTCGTGACCACGCATTATATGGATGAAGCGGAGCGCTGCACGCGAGTCGGCTACATCTACGACGGCGATCTCATCGCGCTCGGCACGCTCGACGAATTGCGCCGGCTCCCCGGCGTGCAGAAGCCAGGCACGGTGCGCTACTTGGTGAGCACCGAGAACGTCATGCGCGCCTTCTCAACGGCGCGCGCCCTGCCGTACGTCAAGGACGTCACGATTTTCGGGCGCGATCTGCACGTCGTGGTCGATCAAGCCGTCGGGCCCGACACGCTGCGCGCGGATCTCGAGCCGAAATGCGGCCCCATCGATGACATCCAGCGCATCCAGCCGTCGCTGGAAGACGTTTTCGTGGCGCTCACCCGGGAGCGAGACGTGGCGTGA
- a CDS encoding ABC transporter permease codes for MRRALDFRGFGAVLYKEFIHVRHDPATLILALLLPVVQLIIFGYAVNMRVEHIGTAYFDEDRGPIAVRALDALRGSSEFDLVYQARSRAELERLIVGNKVRVALDIPPNFSADVRAGRTAQIQVLIDGSDSNIAQQAFGAAVAIGQALSAQLSSRTTVTPMLVEIRPRMLFNPSLRSANFLVPGLIGIIMQLITVFLMALSITGERERGTLDQLLVTPIGSTGLMLGKIAPYAVIGFVDFLGALLAMRYIFDVPIAGSLTLLLLLGVGFLIAALGLGLLISSVAQNQMQAILFTFASTLPSVLLSGFFFERDLMPPIMQWLGYAIPLTYFLEILRGIVLRGAGIDTLWPAVTAMLALGAVLIVAASVRFARITS; via the coding sequence GTGAGGCGCGCGCTCGACTTTCGCGGATTCGGCGCGGTGCTGTACAAGGAATTCATCCACGTGCGGCACGATCCGGCGACGCTGATCCTCGCGCTTTTGCTCCCGGTCGTCCAGTTGATCATCTTCGGCTACGCCGTCAACATGCGCGTGGAACACATCGGAACCGCCTACTTCGACGAGGACCGCGGGCCCATCGCCGTCCGCGCGCTCGATGCGTTGCGAGGTTCGAGTGAATTCGACCTCGTGTATCAGGCCCGCTCGCGCGCCGAACTCGAGCGGCTCATCGTCGGCAACAAGGTGCGCGTGGCTCTGGACATTCCTCCGAACTTCTCGGCCGACGTTCGGGCCGGCCGCACGGCCCAGATCCAAGTGCTCATCGACGGCTCGGATTCGAACATCGCACAACAGGCGTTCGGAGCGGCGGTAGCCATTGGGCAGGCGCTATCCGCGCAGTTGTCGTCGAGGACCACCGTGACGCCGATGCTGGTCGAGATCCGGCCGCGTATGCTCTTCAACCCGAGCTTGCGCAGCGCCAATTTTCTCGTGCCCGGACTCATCGGCATCATCATGCAGCTCATCACCGTCTTTCTGATGGCGCTGTCGATCACCGGCGAGCGAGAACGCGGCACGCTCGATCAGCTCTTGGTCACGCCGATAGGCTCGACCGGGCTGATGCTGGGCAAGATCGCGCCGTACGCGGTGATCGGCTTTGTGGATTTCCTCGGCGCGCTCCTCGCCATGCGCTATATCTTCGATGTGCCCATCGCCGGCAGCCTTACGCTGCTGCTGCTGCTGGGCGTGGGGTTCCTCATCGCGGCGCTCGGGCTCGGCTTGCTCATCTCCAGCGTTGCGCAAAACCAGATGCAGGCGATCCTGTTCACGTTCGCGAGCACGCTGCCGTCGGTATTGCTGTCCGGCTTCTTTTTTGAAAGAGACTTGATGCCGCCGATCATGCAATGGCTCGGCTACGCTATTCCGCTGACTTACTTCCTCGAGATTCTGCGCGGCATCGTGCTGCGCGGCGCCGGCATCGACACGTTGTGGCCCGCGGTGACCGCGATGTTGGCACTCGGGGCGGTCCTCATCGTAGCGGCAAGCGTTCGCTTCGCCCGCATCACGTCGTGA
- a CDS encoding zinc-binding dehydrogenase has protein sequence MTSSTVSMHAVIMHERGGADVLRYEEMPLPVPAPGEALIRVRAATVNHPDLFHRSGRFLIHKELPHVLGMDVAGEIAGLGEGVAGWREGDRVVAAFEALGRERDGAYAEFTTVPARELHRIPDGLSYAAAASIGLAFTTAWIALCYNTALSGRDRVVVHAASSGVGTSALQIARWKRAHALAISAPGKEVQLRALGAETVIDHNAPDLVDQVKDAFGKQGATCVLELVGRATLQQSIEMLSPRGRIIVVGTLSGDVAQINAMDLITKNASIIGSMGIIRPADFDRILALFADGTFRPVIDSVMPLREAGAAHERIESGAAFGKIVLEP, from the coding sequence GTGACTTCTTCAACGGTTAGCATGCACGCCGTGATCATGCACGAGCGCGGCGGCGCCGACGTGTTGCGCTACGAAGAGATGCCGCTTCCCGTGCCTGCGCCCGGCGAGGCGCTGATCCGGGTGCGCGCTGCGACCGTCAACCACCCCGACCTCTTCCACCGTTCGGGAAGATTCCTCATCCACAAAGAGCTGCCGCATGTGCTCGGCATGGACGTGGCGGGCGAGATCGCCGGGCTGGGCGAGGGCGTCGCGGGCTGGCGAGAGGGAGATCGCGTGGTAGCCGCGTTCGAGGCGCTCGGGCGCGAGCGCGACGGAGCGTATGCGGAATTCACCACCGTGCCGGCGCGGGAACTACACCGCATTCCCGATGGCCTCTCGTACGCGGCCGCGGCGAGCATCGGCCTCGCCTTCACCACCGCGTGGATCGCGCTCTGTTACAACACCGCGCTGAGCGGCCGCGACCGCGTGGTTGTGCACGCCGCCTCCAGCGGCGTTGGAACCTCGGCGCTGCAGATCGCGCGCTGGAAGCGCGCGCACGCGTTAGCGATCAGCGCCCCGGGCAAGGAGGTGCAGCTGCGCGCGCTGGGAGCGGAAACAGTCATCGATCACAACGCGCCTGACCTCGTCGACCAAGTGAAGGACGCCTTCGGCAAACAGGGAGCGACGTGCGTCCTCGAATTAGTCGGTCGCGCCACGCTGCAGCAATCCATCGAGATGCTCAGTCCGCGCGGCCGCATCATCGTCGTCGGCACGCTTTCGGGCGACGTCGCGCAAATCAACGCTATGGACCTCATCACGAAGAACGCTTCGATCATCGGCTCGATGGGGATCATCCGGCCGGCAGATTTCGACCGCATTCTCGCGCTGTTCGCCGACGGCACGTTCCGGCCGGTCATCGATTCGGTCATGCCGCTGCGGGAAGCGGGGGCCGCGCACGAGCGGATCGAGTCGGGCGCGGCGTTCGGAAAGATCGTGCTGGAGCCGTAG
- the moeB gene encoding molybdopterin-synthase adenylyltransferase MoeB, which yields MQASVIELDRDELRRYKRHLILPEIGLEGQQKLKAARVLLVGAGGLGSPLGLYLAAAGVGTLGIVDFDVVEYNNLHRQVLHSTDMVGKPKVESATRTIAGINPGVRVVGYEAKLSSANALDILREYDIVADGTDNFATRYLVNDACVLLGKPNVYGSVYRFEGQASVFDARIGPCYRCMFPQPPPPGAVPSCAQAGVLGVLPGIIGLIQATETIKLIVGTGETLVGRLVLFDALEMRFRELKVRKDPKCPVCGTHPTITALVDYDRLCGDAPTERNGALKDFDIAPEELKAKLDRGERFVLLDVRRQDEIDTAKLPNTKEIEVTQLSGRIGELDKNAETIVYCHSGKRSAFATQLLREAGFSNVKNLAGGIEAYSDEADPSIPKY from the coding sequence ATGCAGGCATCCGTCATCGAACTCGACCGCGACGAACTGCGCCGCTACAAGCGCCACCTGATCCTGCCCGAGATCGGGCTGGAAGGTCAGCAAAAGCTCAAGGCGGCTCGCGTGTTGTTGGTCGGCGCCGGGGGACTGGGCTCGCCGCTCGGACTCTATCTTGCCGCGGCCGGCGTGGGCACGCTCGGCATCGTCGATTTTGATGTCGTCGAGTATAATAATCTCCATCGCCAGGTGCTGCATTCGACCGACATGGTCGGCAAGCCGAAGGTCGAATCGGCGACGCGGACGATCGCCGGCATCAATCCCGGCGTGCGCGTCGTCGGCTACGAGGCCAAACTCTCCTCGGCAAACGCGCTGGACATCCTCCGCGAGTACGACATCGTCGCCGACGGCACGGATAACTTCGCAACGCGCTATCTCGTCAATGACGCGTGCGTGCTGCTCGGCAAACCGAACGTGTACGGCTCGGTCTATCGCTTTGAAGGTCAAGCGTCGGTGTTCGACGCGCGCATCGGACCATGCTACCGCTGCATGTTCCCGCAGCCGCCGCCTCCCGGTGCCGTGCCTTCGTGCGCGCAAGCCGGCGTGCTCGGCGTGCTGCCGGGCATCATCGGACTGATCCAAGCCACCGAGACGATCAAACTAATCGTAGGCACGGGCGAAACGCTCGTCGGCCGGCTGGTGCTGTTCGACGCGCTGGAGATGCGGTTTCGCGAACTCAAGGTGCGCAAAGATCCCAAATGCCCGGTGTGCGGCACGCATCCGACGATCACCGCGTTGGTGGACTACGATCGCCTTTGCGGCGACGCTCCCACCGAGAGGAACGGAGCATTGAAAGATTTCGACATCGCGCCTGAAGAGCTCAAGGCGAAACTCGACCGCGGCGAGCGCTTCGTGCTGCTCGACGTGCGCCGTCAAGATGAGATCGATACCGCGAAGCTGCCCAACACGAAAGAGATCGAGGTCACGCAATTGTCCGGACGCATCGGCGAGCTCGACAAGAATGCGGAGACGATCGTGTACTGCCACTCCGGCAAGCGCAGCGCATTCGCGACGCAGTTGCTGCGCGAAGCAGGCTTCAGCAATGTGAAGAACCTCGCGGGCGGCATCGAGGCCTACAGCGACGAGGCCGACCCCTCGATCCCGAAATACTAA
- a CDS encoding aquaporin, producing MNKYIAEFVGTFVLLFAGLGTAIFDGKDVGHLGISLAFGLALLAMAYAIGPISGCHINPAVTIGLAVAGRCPWSDVPGYVIAQILGGFSGFGTVVLILFMAGHYDPSVAASVANGYGDHSAIGATVGGAFVAESVLTFVLVLTVLGATANNAPAGFAGIPIGLALAVTNFVAIPITNASINPARSIPPAFYAHDWALSQLWLFIVAPIIGGVIAALVYLPIGGKK from the coding sequence ATGAACAAATACATCGCTGAATTTGTCGGCACGTTCGTTTTGCTGTTCGCCGGCCTGGGCACCGCGATCTTCGACGGCAAAGATGTCGGGCATCTCGGCATTTCCCTCGCGTTCGGACTGGCGCTGTTGGCGATGGCCTACGCCATCGGACCGATCTCCGGCTGCCACATCAACCCGGCGGTCACCATCGGACTCGCGGTGGCCGGACGCTGCCCCTGGTCCGACGTACCGGGCTACGTCATCGCCCAGATCCTGGGCGGCTTTTCCGGTTTCGGCACGGTCGTGCTGATACTGTTCATGGCGGGCCACTACGACCCGAGCGTCGCGGCCTCAGTCGCGAACGGCTACGGCGACCACTCAGCGATCGGTGCTACGGTGGGCGGAGCTTTCGTCGCCGAATCGGTGCTGACGTTCGTACTGGTGCTGACCGTGCTCGGAGCGACGGCGAACAACGCGCCCGCCGGCTTCGCAGGCATCCCGATCGGGCTTGCGCTGGCAGTCACCAACTTCGTCGCGATTCCGATCACCAACGCGTCGATCAATCCGGCCAGAAGCATCCCGCCCGCCTTCTACGCGCACGACTGGGCGCTTTCCCAACTGTGGCTTTTCATCGTCGCGCCGATCATCGGCGGCGTCATCGCCGCGCTGGTATATCTTCCGATAGGCGGCAAGAAGTAA
- a CDS encoding sulfurtransferase, with protein sequence MARTIAFPETLVTTDWAKEHLTEKGLRFVEVDVDTTQYEQGHIPGAVGFNWQTQLNDPVRRDIPSKEEFEKLLSDAGIDNDTTIVLYGDNNNWFAAFALWLLKYYGHDKVLLVDGGRKKWLAENWPLTKDVPSYPRSQYKVRHVDPALRAKREFVLDTVRAKSRNLVDVRSVPEFTGEIIAPPGMPETAQRAGHIPGAINIPWSQAVNEDGTFKSPDDLAKLYESKGLDPSKETITYCRIGERSSHTWFVLKYLLGYEKVINYDGSWTEYGNLIDVPIEKNV encoded by the coding sequence ATGGCACGCACTATTGCCTTTCCCGAAACGCTGGTCACGACCGACTGGGCGAAAGAGCACCTCACCGAAAAGGGGTTGCGTTTCGTCGAAGTCGACGTCGATACGACGCAGTACGAACAGGGCCACATCCCCGGCGCAGTCGGCTTCAACTGGCAGACCCAACTGAACGACCCGGTGCGACGCGACATCCCCTCAAAGGAAGAGTTCGAAAAACTGCTCTCGGACGCGGGCATCGACAACGACACCACCATCGTGCTGTACGGCGACAACAACAACTGGTTTGCGGCCTTCGCGCTGTGGCTGCTCAAGTACTATGGCCACGACAAGGTGCTGCTCGTCGACGGTGGGCGCAAGAAGTGGCTCGCGGAGAACTGGCCGTTGACCAAAGATGTGCCGTCCTACCCGCGCTCTCAGTACAAGGTGCGCCACGTCGATCCGGCGCTGCGCGCCAAACGCGAGTTCGTGCTCGACACGGTGCGCGCGAAATCGCGCAACCTCGTGGACGTCCGTTCCGTGCCTGAGTTCACGGGCGAGATCATCGCGCCGCCCGGCATGCCGGAAACCGCGCAGCGCGCGGGCCACATCCCCGGTGCGATCAACATCCCGTGGAGCCAGGCGGTCAACGAGGATGGCACCTTCAAGTCGCCGGATGACCTGGCCAAGCTCTACGAATCAAAGGGCCTCGATCCGTCGAAAGAGACCATCACGTACTGCCGCATCGGCGAACGCTCGTCGCACACGTGGTTCGTGCTCAAGTATCTGCTTGGATACGAGAAGGTCATCAACTACGACGGCTCGTGGACCGAGTACGGCAACCTCATCGACGTGCCGATCGAGAAGAACGTCTGA